The genomic segment ACGCCGTTCTCGTAAGAGGAACCCCGAAGGCTTTATCCCAGATGGCTGGAATTGATTCGAGTTTCGATGCCGCCCTCTTTGTCGGGTACCATACGATGAAAGGAACCCTGCACGGTATCCTTTCCCATACGTTTTCAAGCAAGACCATTGAAAGCCTGAAAATAAACGGGCGGGAAGCCGGTGAGACGCTGATCAATGCGGCCATCGCGGGCTATTATGGCGTGCCGCTGATCTTTGTAAGCGGAGATCTGGCCGTGACCAAAGAGGCCAAGGCCCTAAATCCTGACATTGAAACCGTTGCTGTCAAGGAAGCGGTATCAAGGCGGGCGGCCAAATGCCTTCATCCGCAAAAAGCCCGGCGATTGATCAGGGAAGGAGTGAAAAAATCATTACAGAAGCGCGAAACAATACAGCCGTTTACGTTTAAGCCGCCCATTGAACTGCATGTCCAATACACAAATGCCGGCATGGCCGATGCAGTTGAGTTAGGG from the Desulfobacterales bacterium genome contains:
- a CDS encoding M55 family metallopeptidase, which produces AVLVRGTPKALSQMAGIDSSFDAALFVGYHTMKGTLHGILSHTFSSKTIESLKINGREAGETLINAAIAGYYGVPLIFVSGDLAVTKEAKALNPDIETVAVKEAVSRRAAKCLHPQKARRLIREGVKKSLQKRETIQPFTFKPPIELHVQYTNAGMADAVELGCEKKINPPKQCSSNLFYL